Below is a window of Nocardia asteroides DNA.
GGAACAGGTGGTGCTCGATCTGATAGTTCAGGCCGCCCAGGGCGGTGTCGGTGAGGAACCCGCCGCGCACATTGCGTGAGGTCAGCACCTGCCTGCGCAGGAAGTCGGTGCTGTCCCCCTCGGGCAGGACCGCCATGCCCTTGTGGTTGGGCGCGAAGGTGCAGCCCATGTAGAAGCCGAACAGGCCCTGCTGAACGGCGATGAACGCCAGCGCCTTTCCCGGCGGGAGCACCAGGAACACCGTCGAGCAGTAGGCCAGCGCGTGCGCCGCCAGCGTCGCGCCCTCGAGCGCCCGGTGCGGGATCGGCCAGCGCAGCACCGCCCGCACGCTCGCGTAGTGCAGGCTGCCCGCCTCCAGGAAGATCAGCGGGAAGTACAGCCAGGCCTGGTAGCGGAAGATCACCCGGCGCACACCACTGCCCGCCCTGGCGCGGTCGCCGGAGAAGGCGAGCAGGCCCATCGCGTCGGGGTCGGCGCCCTCGGTGTTCGGGTGCGCGTGGTGGCGGTTGTGGTTGCTCGTCCACCAGCCGATGCTCAACCCGATGGCGAGATTGCCCGCGATCAGGCCGTACAGATAGTTGGCCCGCCGCGCCGCGAAGATCTGCCGGTGCCCGGCATCGTGGCCGAGGAAGGCGATCTGCGCGAACACCGCGCCCAGGAACGCCGCCACCGCGAGGGTCCACCAGGAGTCGCCGAGGACGGCGAACA
It encodes the following:
- a CDS encoding fatty acid desaturase family protein, which gives rise to MVTVSGVVPVRGSEYAILLRRVRAAGLLARRTRYYAVKSALTAAAFLGGWAVFAVLGDSWWTLAVAAFLGAVFAQIAFLGHDAGHRQIFAARRANYLYGLIAGNLAIGLSIGWWTSNHNRHHAHPNTEGADPDAMGLLAFSGDRARAGSGVRRVIFRYQAWLYFPLIFLEAGSLHYASVRAVLRWPIPHRALEGATLAAHALAYCSTVFLVLPPGKALAFIAVQQGLFGFYMGCTFAPNHKGMAVLPEGDSTDFLRRQVLTSRNVRGGFLTDTALGGLNYQIEHHLFPSMPRPNLARAQPIVVDFCAEIGVPYCETSLFESYAQALGHLDEVGRQVRPLARVG